The Mytilus galloprovincialis chromosome 4, xbMytGall1.hap1.1, whole genome shotgun sequence genome contains a region encoding:
- the LOC143073500 gene encoding putative ferric-chelate reductase 1, whose amino-acid sequence MCISLSWPSSLHIHPRIHQFATMSHKECLVKLYGIICCYQLVSGFASGPPFSTCLTLFPKHDGLEAQTTEPPYTIHIQETDYIPEQDIHITVRGKNDRKFMGLQIAVHRDKGDTEELMGEFTSFPSDKLKAINCIDGKKNMIGHKNNEIVKEANITWKAPSVNQGNLTIHFSIVENFDNFWQNILRPLPSKVDIPVVPVKQISEHKNINVDFDECGNSLGCILYPSYCTGDNCYAGAAFKDEGNRTRFKTFVGINEGYISLGFSDDRLMGDDHTISCTYKDDHYTIQHGYNPLYFNYRQYKKDEIDDMTVSVQDGKLYCEFTRPKDMSVVNMMNPSERLGFDLNNDYYVMIAWGYLHRGSVAITHHVELPVTTESKVNFKSTIIYRGSALPGLTQIHALLMIVAWILFTGVATIIARYFKSSFGKKMAFGAKIWFQTHRASAVISALITAISLIIIFVKVDGFTEVAEAHAYVGIVLMAITTLQVFGGLLRPGPDSKIRPLFNWGHWLMGKTAHILAAVSIFLAFTIKLIPKTQSTFGVVIASIWVVCQVLWELFYELRRRRRESQEKKENSSLKKADMILLVVYVINMLIVLAVSIMAIYFF is encoded by the exons ATGTGTATATCCCTCAGCTGGCCCTCATCACTACACATACATCCTCGCATACATCAGTTTGCTACCATGTCACATAaagaatgtttagtaaaattATATGGAATTATATGCTGTTATCAATTAG TTTCAGGGTTTGCATCAGGACCACCATTTTCAACATGCCTGACCCTCTTCCCAAAACATGATGGACTAGAAGCACAAACAACAGAACCGCCATATACAATACATATACAGGAAACTGATTACATTCCTGAACAAGATATCCACA tAACCGTTAGAGGGAAGAATGATAGAAAGTTTATGGGTTTGCAAATAGCAGTTCATCGTGACAAAGGAGACACGGAGGAACTTATGGGAGAGTTTACCAGTTTTCCGTCAGACAAACTGAAAGCGATTAACTGCATAGATGGCAAAAAg aaCATGATTGGTCATAAGAACAACGAGATCGTCAAAGAAGCCAATATTACATGGAAAGCGCCATCTGTAAATCAGGGAAATCTAACGATTCA TTTTTCCATTGTGGAGAATTTTGACAACTTCTGGCAAAATATCCTGAGACCATTGCCATCAAAAGTCGATATTCCTGTTGTTCCTGTAAAGCAG ATTAGTGAACACAAGAACATAAATGTGGACTTTGACGAATGTGGTAACAGCTTAGGTTGTATTCTGTATCCTTCCTACTGCACTGGAGATAACTGTTATGCAGGGGCCGCATTTAAAGACGAAGGCAACCGCACAAGGTTCAAAACATTTGTAGGAATTAATGAAGGCTATATATCATTAGGATTTTCGGACGATCGACTAATG GGAGATGACCATACGATATCCTGTACATATAAGGATGACCACTACACTATACAACATGGCTACAATCCATTATATTTCAACTATAGACAGTATAAG aaagaTGAAATTGACGATATGACAGTATCTGTTCAGGATGGGAAACTGTATTGTGAATTTACACGACCGAAGGATATGAGTGTGGTGAATATGATGAACCCATCAGAACGACTAGGGTTTGATCTTAACAACGACTACTATGTTATGATAGCTTGGGGATATTTACATAGAG GATCAGTGGCTATAACTCATCATGTTGAATTACCCGTGACAACAGAATCTAAAGTCAACTTTAAATCCACCATTATTTACAGAGGATCTGCATTGCCAGGTTTAACCCAAATTCATG CGTTATTGATGATAGTAGCTTGGATATTATTTACTGGAGTGGCCACTATTATAGCCAGATATTTCAAATCCAGCTTTGGTAAAAAGATGGCATTTGGAGCAAAAATATGGTTCCAG ACACACAGAGCATCAGCCGTTATATCGGCACTTATTACAGCTATTTCGTTGAtaattatttttgtcaaagtCGACGGCTTCACGGAG gTTGCAGAAGCTCATGCCTATGTTGGTATTGTTTTAATGGCGATTACTACTCTCCAAGTTTTCGGTGGACTTTTGAGACCAGGCCCAGATTCAAAGATTCGACCGCTATTTAACTGGGGTCATTGGTTAATGGGAAAAACTGCTCACATCTTAGCAG CCGTATCAATATTTCTAGCTTTTACTATAAAGTTGATACCAAAGACGCAGAGTACTTTTGGAGTAGTCATCGCAAGTATATGGGTGGTTTGTCAGGTTCTATGGGAGCTGTTTTATGAGTTAAGAAGGCGAAGAAGAG aatcaCAAGAGAAGAAAGAGAATTCATCTTTAAAGAAAGCTGATATGATTTTACTGGTTGTCTATGTTATCAATATGTTAATTGTGTTAGCTGTCTCCATTATGGctatttatttcttttag